The nucleotide sequence CCGCGCAGTCCTCACCGACCCATGGCGACCACGACCTCCCCACGCGCTCCGATCGCGATGAGCCCGCGCCTGACGCGCACGGCGCTCCCCACGCGCAGGGCGCTGAACGTCTGGCGTTCTTGCTCTCCGGCTTTGAGCACGTCCCCGATCGCCCTGAACTCGACCGGGTCGGCACTCCCACCGAGGTCGTCGGCTGGCTCAACGCATTCTTGCAAAACCCCGCCGAGCGCACCGTGATCCGCCTGCGCGCCCTCGATCTCCTCAGCCTCTATGTGAGCGAGGAGGCCCGCGCCCCGCTTGCCAGGATCGCCGCGGCCAACCACCTCGCCGACGACCACCCTCTCGATGCCTCGGCCCGCACCCGCGCGCAGGCTCGCCACCGCGCGCTCACCGCGCTGGCCCGAAACGAGCATCCCCGGGCCTTTGAGATCTGGCGCGAGGCGCTCGCCAGCGATGACATCCAGATTCGCATCACCGCCATCGGTCTTCTGCGTCGCCACGCCCCCGAGCGTGCCCTGCCCCTCCTGGAAAAGCTGGCCTCCGAAGACACGCGTCCCGCCGTACAACGCGCCTTGAATCGCCCGTTCGGGGGAACCCAACACGCCCCCACGCACCGGATCCCATAAACCCACAACACCCCGGAAAACCTCGACTTTTAGCGCCCTCTCTCGCCCACCTCACGCGTGCACAAGAACGCCGCCCCCCGGGTTGCCTGCACCGCGCAAGTTCAGTATCCTTCAGCTTGATGATGTCCCCCTCCATAGTGATACGTGATCTTCGCCCGCATCCACCTCGTTGACGGGCTCGCGAGCCATGCAACCCCGGCGCGTCCCTTAAACCCGCTGCTGACGGCGACCTGATGACCGACGAGCATCCCTACGACCACGACGATCTCTCGGAGAGCTCCGAGGCGACGATGATCGTCGACGCGAACACGTTGCGACAGGCCCGCGCTCAGCAGAAGCAGGGGCGCGACCAGGCCTACCTCATCGTGATTTCCGGGCCCCACACCGGCAAGATGTTCAAAGTCGACAAGGACCAGGCCACTCTGGGCCGCTCCTCGCGCGCTGAACTCCACGTCAACGATGTGGGCATCTCGCGCAACCACGCCCGCATCATCACCTACGGCGACGACGTCTTCGTCGAGGATCTCCAGAGCGCCAACGGCACCTACCTCAACGGTGACCGCCTGATGATCCGCCAGCAGCTCAAAGACGGCGACAAGATCACGCTGGGCTCCACCACCATCCTCAAGTTCACCTACCACGATGAGCTCGAGGAGAATTTTCAAAAGCAGATGCTCGACGCCGCCCTGCACGACGGGCTCACCGGCATCTACAATAAAAATTACCTGCTCAACCACCTCTCCACCGAGTTGGCCTTCGCGCTGCGCCACGGCACCTTCCTGAGCGCGGTCATGTTTGACGTCGACCACTTCAAGCCGGTCAACGACACCTACGGCCACCTGGCCGGCGACATGATCCTCAAAGGCCTGGCCGAGATCACCTCCGGGGTGCTGCGCAACGAAGACGTCTTTGCCCGCTACGGCGGCGAGGAGTTCACGATTGTCTGCCGCGGCACGCCGGTGGATCAGGCCCAGGCCCTGGCCGACCGCGTGCGCATGGTCATTGAGCGCCACGACTTCGTGTTCGAGGGCACGCACATCCCCATCACCATCAGCCTGGGTGTGGCCGGCCTGCCCCACCACACCGCCCGCACCCCCGAGGAGCTCATCGGCCTGGCCGACCAGGCCCTCTACGACGCCAAACGCGGCGGTCGAAACCGGGTGGGGGTGGCGCCTTTTTGACGGGGCGAGCCTCGGAATGACGCTTGGTGGCGATATGAGGGTTGGTGATGATGCAAGCCTCGGAGTGACGCTTCGCGATGATGCGAGGGCCGGAGTTACGCACGGCGAATTTGTAGGCGCACATCGAGATCGAGCGAACAATGGTTGGGCGTAAGACAGCTAGGCAG is from Lujinxingia sediminis and encodes:
- a CDS encoding GGDEF domain-containing protein → MTDEHPYDHDDLSESSEATMIVDANTLRQARAQQKQGRDQAYLIVISGPHTGKMFKVDKDQATLGRSSRAELHVNDVGISRNHARIITYGDDVFVEDLQSANGTYLNGDRLMIRQQLKDGDKITLGSTTILKFTYHDELEENFQKQMLDAALHDGLTGIYNKNYLLNHLSTELAFALRHGTFLSAVMFDVDHFKPVNDTYGHLAGDMILKGLAEITSGVLRNEDVFARYGGEEFTIVCRGTPVDQAQALADRVRMVIERHDFVFEGTHIPITISLGVAGLPHHTARTPEELIGLADQALYDAKRGGRNRVGVAPF
- a CDS encoding HEAT repeat domain-containing protein, which codes for MHPTPRTPVALALFLGALLLAAPAAAQSSPTHGDHDLPTRSDRDEPAPDAHGAPHAQGAERLAFLLSGFEHVPDRPELDRVGTPTEVVGWLNAFLQNPAERTVIRLRALDLLSLYVSEEARAPLARIAAANHLADDHPLDASARTRAQARHRALTALARNEHPRAFEIWREALASDDIQIRITAIGLLRRHAPERALPLLEKLASEDTRPAVQRALNRPFGGTQHAPTHRIP